A genome region from Pithys albifrons albifrons isolate INPA30051 chromosome 24, PitAlb_v1, whole genome shotgun sequence includes the following:
- the HTR1D gene encoding 5-hydroxytryptamine receptor 1D — translation MTQYNHSSEFSLQSSANMSLNFTETSLAWDERTLLGLKISLSILLSVITLATILANVFVVITIFLTRKLHTPANYLIGSLAVTDLLVSVLVMPISIAYTVTHTWAFGQVMCDIWLSSDITCCTASILHLCVIALDRYWAITDALEYTKRRTAGRAALMIAVVWMISISISVPPFFWRQVKAHEKIAKCTVNTDQISYTIYSTCGAFYIPTVLLLILYGRIYVSARSRILKPPSLYGKRFTTAHLITGSAGSSLCSINASLHEGHSHSGGSPIVINHVKIKLTDSVLERKRISAARERKATKTLGIILGAFIFCWLPFFVMSLVLPICQDACWFHPILLDFFTWLGYLNSLINPVIYTAFNEEFKQAFQKLILLKKHSS, via the coding sequence ATGACTCAGTACAACCATTCATCAGAGTTCTCTCTCCAGAGCTCAGCAAATATGTCATTAAATTTCACTGAAACATCCCTGGCTTGGGATGAAAGGACTCTCTTAGGGCTGAAGATTTCACTGTCAATCCTTCTGTCTGTTATAACTTTGGCAACAATCCTTgcaaatgtttttgttgttattacAATTTTTCTGACTAGAAAGCTCCACACACCTGCAAATTACCTCATTGGCTCCTTGGCAGTGACTGATCTTTTAGTGTCTGTCCTTGTGATGCCCATCAGCATTGCTTACACTGTCACCCATACGTGGGCCTTTGGCCAGGTGATGTGTGATATCTGGTTGTCATCAGACATCACATGCTGCACAGCCTCTATCCTACACCTCTGTGTTATTGCACTGGACAGATACTGGGCTATCACAGATGCCTTGGAATACACAAAACGCCGGACTGCTGGCCGAGCAGCCCTCATGATTGCTGTGGTCTGGATGATATCTATTAGTATTTCTGTGCCACCATTTTTCTGGAGGCAAGTGAAAGCTCATGAAAAAATTGCAAAGTGTACTGTGAATACAGACCAAATTTCCTACACAATTTATTCCACTTGTGGAGCTTTCTACATCCCAACTGTGCTCCTCCTAATATTATACGGTAGAATTTATGTATCGGCTCGATCCAGAATTCTGAAGCCACCCTCATTATATGGGAAACGTTTTACTACTGCACACTTGATCACCGGCTCTGCAGGGTCTTCCCTCTGCTCCATCAATGCTAGCCTGCATGAAGGGCATTCTCATTCAGGTGGATCCCCAATAGTTATCAAtcatgttaaaataaaacttacagATAGTgttctggaaaggaaaagaatttctgctgcaagagaaaggaaagccaCCAAAACTTTAGGCATTATTCTGGGagctttcattttctgctgGCTGCCTTTTTTTGTCATGTCCCTAGTCCTACCCATTTGCCAAGATGCCTGTTGGTTTCATCCCATCCTTCTGGACTTTTTTACCTGGTTGGGTTACCTAAACTCATTAATCAATCCAGTAATTTACACAGCTTTTAATGAAGAATTTAAGCAGGCTTTCCAAAAACTAATACTCCTCAAAAAGCATTCATCTTAA